One Lutra lutra chromosome 7, mLutLut1.2, whole genome shotgun sequence DNA window includes the following coding sequences:
- the LOC125105393 gene encoding mRNA export factor-like, producing the protein MSLFGTTSGFGTSGTSMFGSTSTDNHNPMKDIEVTSSPDDSIGCLSFSPPTLPGNFLIAGSWANDVRCWEVQDSGQTIPKAQQMHTGPVLDVCWSDDGSKVFTASCDKTAKMWDLNSNQAIQIAQHDAPVKTVHWIKAPNYSCVMTGSWDKTLKFWDTRSSNPMMVLQLSERCYCADVIYPMVVVATAERGLIVYQLENQPSEFRRIESPLKHQHRCVAIFKDKQNKPTGFALGSIEGRVAIHYINPPNPAKDNFTFKCHRSNGTNTSAPQDIYAVNGIAFHPVHGTLATVRSDGRFSFWDKDARTKQLKTFEQLNQPIAACCFNHNGNIFAYASSYDWSKGHEFYNPQKKNYIFLRNAAEELKPRNKK; encoded by the coding sequence ATGAGTCTATTTGGGACAACCTCGGGTTTTGGAACTAGTGGGACCAGCATGTTTGGCAGCACAAGCACAGATAACCACAACCCTATGAAGGATATTGAAGTAACATCCTCTCCTGATGACAGCATTGGTTGTCTGTCTTTTAGCCCACCAACCTTACCTGGGAACTTCCTTATCGCAGGATCATGGGCTAACGATGTTCGctgctgggaagttcaagatagTGGACAGACTATTCCAAAAGCCCAGCAGATGCACACAGGGCCTGTCTTAGATGTCTGCTGGAGTGATGATGGGAGCAAAGTATTTACAGCATCATGTGATAAAACTGCCAAAATGTGGGACCTCAACAGCAATCAAGCAATACAGATTGCACAGCACGATGCCCCTGTGAAGACCGTACACTGGATCAAAGCGCCCAACTACAGCTGTGTGATGACCGGCAGTTGGGATAAGACTCTGAAGTTTTGGGATACACGATCATCAAATCCTATGATGGTTTTGCAGCTCTCTGAAAGATGTTACTGTGCCGATGTGATCTACCCTATGGTTGTGGTGGCCACTGCAGAGAGAGGACTGATTGTCTACCAGTTAGAGAACCAACCATCCGAGTTCAGGAGGATAGAGTCTCCACTGAAGCATCAGCATCGATGTGTggctatttttaaagacaaacagAACAAGCCGACTGGTTTCGCCCTGGGAAGCATCGAGGGGAGGGTTGCTATTCACTACATCAACCCCCCAAATCCCGCCAAAGATAACTTTACCTTCAAATGTCACCGCTCGAACGGAACCAATACCTCAGCTCCTCAGGACATCTATGCGGTAAATGGGATCGCGTTCCATCCTGTCCACGGCACGCTTGCCACGGTGAGGTCGGATGGCAGATTCAGCTTTTGGGACAAAGATGCCAGAACGAAACAACTAAAAACTTTCGAACAGCTCAACCAGCCGATAGCGGCTTGCTGCTTCAATCACAACGGGAACATATTCGCCTACGCCTCCAGCTACGACTGGTCAAAGGGACACGAATTTTATAatccccaaaagaaaaattacattttcctgcGTAATGCAGCCGAAGAGCTAAAACCCAGGAATAAGAAGTAG